A stretch of the Macaca thibetana thibetana isolate TM-01 chromosome X, ASM2454274v1, whole genome shotgun sequence genome encodes the following:
- the LOC126946769 gene encoding prefoldin subunit 4-like produces the protein MRGSPGRNPWRALGTSFSTDGASGEHEDPAAQALSLGCGKLKVPLTEAAENFNATFEDQQKVNKFARNMSRITEPKEETEVKRKQLHNLEDVCNDIMLADDDCLMIPYQIGDVFTSHSQDEAQEMLEEAKKNWQEETDALESTVVPIQRVLADLKLQLYTKFGGNINLEADEN, from the exons ATGAGA GGGTCCCCAGGTCGGAATCCATGGAGGGCTCTGGGCACCTCTTTCAGTACTGATGGTGCCTCTGGGGAGCATGAGGACCCTGCAGCCCAGGCCTTGTCCTTAGGGTGTGGGAAACTGAAGGTCCCATTGACTGAG GCTGCAGAAAATTTCAATGCTACTTTTGAAGATCAACAAAAGGTAAACAAATTTGCAAGGAATATGAGTAGGATAACAGAGCCgaaggaagaaacagaagtaaaaagGAAACAACTCCACAATTTAGAAGATGTTTGCAATGACATCATGCTTGCAGATGATGACTGCTTAATGATACCTTATCAAATTGGTGATGTTTTCACTAGCCATTCTCAAGATGAAGCACAAGAAATGTtagaagaagcaaagaaaaattggCAAGAAGAAACTGATGCCTTAGAATCCACAGTGGTACCAATTCAGAGAGTGTTAGCAGATTTGAAACTTCAGTTATATACAAAATTTGGGGGTAACATAAACCTTGAAGCtgatgaaaattaa